The window GGCGTCGCGGTCCCCATGCCGCCGGCTTTCCCCGGCGCCGCGCCCTTTCCTGCGGCGCCGTGGTTTTTCTCATGGCGCCGCAGTCTTTCCTGCGGTGCCGCGCCCTTTCCAGCGGTGCTGTGGTTTTCTCATGGCGCCGGGGTCTTCCTGCGGTGCCGTGGTCTTTCCGCGGTGCCGTGGTCGTCCTGTGGTGCCGTGGTCCTTCCCGCGGCGCCGCAGTCTTTCCTGTGGTGCCTTGGTCTTTCCCGCGGCGCCGTGGTCTCTCGCTCCGGTGCCGTCAGAACGTGCCGGACCCGCTGGAGCCCTCGGCGATGGCGAAGATGATCAGCGCGGCGTAAAGGGCACCCACGATGAGGCCGATGATCGTCAGGATGTAGCCGACCCACAGCCCGGCCGTGGCCAGCCCCTCCCCGCCCTCGTGGGTCTGCCTGATCTGCTTTTTCGCGATGTGCCCCAGAACGATGCCGACCGGAGCGCTGATGCAGGTCAGGACGCCCGCGATCGAACACACCAGGGACGCGATGGCCAGCGCGTTGGTGCTCTGCGGCGGCCCGTACGGCGAGTACGGCGCCCCGTAACCGGGCGCTCCGAACGGCGATTTGTCCGGCGGCGGCCCGTAGGCCGGGCCGCCATACGGCGGTGCCGGTGGCGGGAAACCGGATCCGCTGAACGGCGGTGGCGGGAAACCGGATCCGCTGGACGGCGGTGGCGGGAAACCGGATCCGCTGGACGGCCCCGGGTACGGCATCGTCGGATCGCTGGGCGGGGGCTGCGCAGGCTGATACGGATCCGCCGGCCGGTAGGGGTCCGGTGATGGCTGATACGGATCCGGTGGATAGGTCATGGAAGGTCCTCCTCGAGTCCTCGCACCGTACAGCGGGTGAAGGACTCAGACAGCCTACGAGCGCGTGTCACCTGGGATTTCGACTCCGGACAACCGCGTGAGCCGGCCCACCGCGCGCTCCACGGCGAGGCATCGATCCTCGACGTAGTCGATCCCGGCCTCCGCGGCGATCCGCCGTGCCTCGGCCGACACGATGCCGCTCTGCAGCCACACCGCGGGCGCCTTGATCGCGACGGCCTGCCGCACCACGTCCACCGCGTCCCGAGCGGGCCGAAAGACATTCACCAGGTCGACGGGCTCGTCCAGGTCGGCCAGCGTGGGCACGGTGGGGATGCCGAAGACCTCGTCGACGAACGGGTTGACCGGCCGGATCCGCCAGCCGTGCCGCAGGATCTGCAGCGGCACGGTGTGCGCCGGCTTGAACGGGTCACGGGACGCTCCGACCACCGCGATGACCTTCGCCTCGGCCAGGATCTGTTGAGCACTCCGCATACATCGACTCTATGCCGGGCGCCCACCGCCCCGGTTCGGCCCGCGCGGTCGGCCCGCGCGCCCGGTTCGGCCCGCGCGGTTGGCCCGCGCGCCCGGTTCGGCCCGCGCGGTCGGCCCGCGCGCCCGGTTCGGCCCGCGCGGTCGGCCCGCGCGCCCGGTTCGGTCCGCGCGCCCGGTTCGGCCCGCGCGCTCGGCGCCGCCGCCTCGCTCAGCCCCGGGGTGCCTTCAGAGCAGCGTCATCTGGGCGTTGGACGGCGCCGGAGTGGGCGTCTGGCGGGCGGTGGCGGGCGACGGGTTGTGCAGGCCGTGACGGCGGGCCGCCATCCGCACCCGGGCGCCGATCTCGTCCTGATAGGCCCGGGGCAGGTAGGAGCCGTTGCCGAACAGCTCCCGGTATCGCGGCCGGAGCTCCGGATGCTCCCGACCGATCCACGACGCATACCACTCGCGGGCCCCCGGCCGCAGGTGCAGCGGGATCGGCGTGACCCCGGTGGCACCGGCCGCCGCGATCTCCGCCACCGTCTCGTCGATCGACTCCTCGGTGTCGGTGAGGCCGGGCAGGATCGGGGCCATCAGCACACCGACGCGGAATCCGGCGTCGGTGAGTCGGCGAACCGTCTCCAGCCGGCGGCGCGGACTCGGCGTGCCGGGCTCGACCGAGCGCCAGATCGTCTCGTCCACGAAGCCGATCGAGAAGGCCAGGCCGACCCGGGTCACCTCGGCAGCCTGCCGGAGCAGATCGAGATCGCGCAGGATCAGGGTGCCCTTGGTCAGGATCGAGAACGGGTTGGCGTGGTCGCGCAGCGCCGCCAGGATCTCCGGCATCAACCGGTAGCGCCCCTCGGCCCGCTGGTAGACGTCCACATTCGTGCCCATGGCGATCGGCGCGCCGGACCAGCGCGGGGCGCCCAACTCGCGGCGGATCAGCTCACCGGCGTTGACCTTCACCACCACGCGGGTGTCGAAGTCGTGACCGGAATCCAGGTCGAGGTAGGTGTGCGTGTTGCGGGCGAAGCAGTTGTGGCTGACCACTCCGTCGGCGATGAAGTCGCCGGTGCCCGTCGAAATGTCGAAGAGCGGCAGGGTGAGGCCGAGTTCCTCGATGTCGACCACGGCGAGCCGCCGCTCCCGGCGCACCCCCACCCCGGAGGCGTCCAGCGCGCTCATCGAGGCCCCGGTCAGGTGCCGGAACCGCAGAGCGGCCTCCAGATGCCGCTCGGTCTCCACCCGGCCGACCATGCCCGGTCGCAGCGGCCCCGGCCCGCGAGCGGCCAGCCCGAGATGG of the Actinoplanes sichuanensis genome contains:
- a CDS encoding intein-containing Rv2578c family radical SAM protein; translation: MRWSNLSARPGDATLLDRAAPAAPPLLPVLPGATVRTFDTPGFAGMTFYEVRAKSLINRVPGQSRVPFEWTVNPYRGCSHACTYCLAGDTPILLADGSTRPLAQIRPGDAVMGTMGAGAHRRYVPTTVLDHWETSKPAFRVTLADGTRLVGSGDHRFLTDRGWRHVSPAEPHLPALAIGDLMFGVGRFADPPKESPDYQSGFVCGLVRGDAADGGTAAESDAWVRADGYLDDVSLTEAVRWPEIPTGDWFRGFLAGAFGAVGRTDRLAVTFACGDAAYLRRIAEALTHLGLAARGPGPLRPGMVGRVETERHLEAALRFRHLTGASMSALDASGVGVRRERRLAVVDIEELGLTLPLFDISTGTGDFIADGVVSHNCFARNTHTYLDLDSGHDFDTRVVVKVNAGELIRRELGAPRWSGAPIAMGTNVDVYQRAEGRYRLMPEILAALRDHANPFSILTKGTLILRDLDLLRQAAEVTRVGLAFSIGFVDETIWRSVEPGTPSPRRRLETVRRLTDAGFRVGVLMAPILPGLTDTEESIDETVAEIAAAGATGVTPIPLHLRPGAREWYASWIGREHPELRPRYRELFGNGSYLPRAYQDEIGARVRMAARRHGLHNPSPATARQTPTPAPSNAQMTLL
- a CDS encoding DUF4190 domain-containing protein produces the protein MPYPGPSSGSGFPPPPSSGSGFPPPPFSGSGFPPPAPPYGGPAYGPPPDKSPFGAPGYGAPYSPYGPPQSTNALAIASLVCSIAGVLTCISAPVGIVLGHIAKKQIRQTHEGGEGLATAGLWVGYILTIIGLIVGALYAALIIFAIAEGSSGSGTF
- a CDS encoding CoA-binding protein yields the protein MRSAQQILAEAKVIAVVGASRDPFKPAHTVPLQILRHGWRIRPVNPFVDEVFGIPTVPTLADLDEPVDLVNVFRPARDAVDVVRQAVAIKAPAVWLQSGIVSAEARRIAAEAGIDYVEDRCLAVERAVGRLTRLSGVEIPGDTRS